The window CGGCGGCGATCAAGACCTGAGACAGGCGTCCGCTGCCAACGGCGTCCAGACCGGCGCGCAGAGCGGTCGTGGCCGAACGCAGGCTGGCGCCAAAGTCGGCGGTTTCACACTCCGGCCGCAGGTCACAGGCCGCAGCCAGAAAGCTGGCCGCAGAGCGCTGGCGGAACGGGGCCGAGGTCGAGGCAAAATACACGCCGTCAATGCCGGTCTTGCCCGTGTCTTCAAGGCAACGCTGGGCCGCCTCCATGCCCAGGGTCAGCGCGTCCTCGTCAAAGTAAATCGCCGCCCGCTCACCCCGGCCGGGACGGCGCGCCCAGGCGTGGCCGATCTTCTCCCGTTCCAGGCGATAAAAAGGGACGTGGTAGCCACAGCTGGTAATGCCGATCATGGCCGTGCCTCTGGAACCCGGGTCTTACACGTCAGCGCTATCAGCTCACGGCCGCCTCTTTTTTGCGCAGCATGCCGGCCCGCCGGCAGCGCATGACCACCTCGCCCCGCTGGTTGGTGGCCCGGTGCTCGAACATCACAATACCCCACTGCGGGCGCGACTTGGATTCGCGTTTTTCCACCACCTCGGTCTCGGCATACAGGGTATCGCCGATGAAGACCGGCTTGGGAAACTTGACCTCTTCAAAGCCGAGATTGCCGACCGTCGTGCCCAGGGTGGTATCGCCGACCGACAGGCCAACGGTCAGCCCCAGGGTAAACAGGCTGTTGACCAGCCGCTGGCCGAACTCAGCCTTCTTGGAAAATTCCGCGTCCAGGTGCAAGGGCTGGGGGTTCATGGTCATGGTCGTGAACAACAGGTTGTCGG is drawn from Desulfurellaceae bacterium and contains these coding sequences:
- a CDS encoding MaoC family dehydratase, producing MAGKHFEELNVGDIFHHQPGRTITETDNLLFTTMTMNPQPLHLDAEFSKKAEFGQRLVNSLFTLGLTVGLSVGDTTLGTTVGNLGFEEVKFPKPVFIGDTLYAETEVVEKRESKSRPQWGIVMFEHRATNQRGEVVMRCRRAGMLRKKEAAVS
- a CDS encoding hydroxymethylglutaryl-CoA synthase family protein, whose amino-acid sequence is MIGITSCGYHVPFYRLEREKIGHAWARRPGRGERAAIYFDEDALTLGMEAAQRCLEDTGKTGIDGVYFASTSAPFRQRSAASFLAAACDLRPECETADFGASLRSATTALRAGLDAVGSGRLSQVLIAAGEVRDGQPGEGQEDWFGDAGSAV